A stretch of DNA from Serinibacter arcticus:
GACGCACGTCGGCCGGATCCTCGCGAAGCTCGGCGCGCGCGACCGCGTGCAGATCGTCGTCACCGCGTACGAGACCGGGCTCATCACGCCAGGGCTGTAGCGGGCTCGGCGGCTTCGAGCCGGCGCGGGGCGGGTGCGCGCGGGGTCGCAGGCTGTCCCCAGCCACCGGCCGCGACCGCCGGGTCACGTCGCCGTCGCGCACCCAGCCCCGATGTCGGCAGCCCGACGCACCCTGGGCCCGTGGACACCTCCGATCTCCTGCACACCTGGCGCGAGTGCTGGCGCGCCCCCGCGCACCTCGCCGTCGTGCACGGCCCCGACGCGGGCTGGGCCGTGCCGCTGGGTGACGCCGCGCGGGTGACCGTCGGGCGGTCCGGCGTCGACCTCGAGATCGCCGACCCGAGGCTGGAGCGCCGTCACCTCGTGCTGGAACGTCGCGACGGCGTGCTCCGCCTCCGGGCCGTCGGGCCGCGGACCCAGGTCCGGCTCGTCCGAGCGCCGAGCTCGCCGCGAGCGCGACGCCGTCGCGATCGGCGCCTGACCCGGGCCCTGCGCCGGGGCGACGGCGGACCCACCGCGCTGCTGCTCGCGCTCCGGCGGGCCGAGGGGGCGGGGGTCCGCGTCGGTCGTCGCCGCGGCCAGTCGGTGCGGGTGGGGGACGTCGTGCTCGTCGGGGACAGCCGCCTGGAGGTGCGGGGAGGGCCGGCGCACCTGGGGGTAGCGGGTTTCTCGAGCGGCTCGGGCGGCCCGGGCTTGGGCGGCGCGGTCGGCTCGGGCTTTGGCACCGGGCAGCCCCGGAGCCGCCGCTGGCTGTCCGTGCTCACCCTCCTTCCCGCTCTCGCCATGATCGCTCTGCTTCTCCGGGGCGGCTCCTCCCCCGTGCTGCGCTGGGTGATGCTCGGCGGCATCGGCCTCTCGGTGCTCCTCGGGCTCGGCGCGAGCCTGCGTCGGCCGCGGGCGGATCGCGACGACGTGGGGGCACTCATGTCCCCCGGCGGATCGCTCGCGAGACCCCGCGATCCCGCGGCGCTCGCCGTGTGCGCGGCGGGACTCGGTCGGTTGGACGACCGGTGGGGCGCCGACGACGATCAGGCACCGGACGGCGGCACCGCCCTCGGCTCGTCCCCCGCCGCGCAGCCTCTCGACGGCGTGGCGCTCCCCGTCCCCGACGCCGGGCTCGCGCTCGTCGGCCCCGGGGCCCTCGCCGCCGCCGCCTGGCTGCGTCTGCAGCTCCGGCGTGGCGGCCGCGGCGGCGTCCCCGTGCTGGCCTCCGACAACGCCTGTTCGCTGCCGCCCGGCCCCTGGACGGTCATCTCGGCCGTGGACCGGTGCGGTGTCGCCGTCGGGTGGTGCGACGCGGTGACGGCCGCGCTGGAGCCGACGGCCCGGACCTGCGAGCTGACCTCGCTGCTCGGTCGGCCGACCTCCGAGACGGTCGCCGCGGCCTGGACCGCGGGCGAGGAGCCCGACTCGCTGGCGGTGCCGGTCAGCGTCGACGAACAGGGCCGGACGGTCGCGATCGACCTCGCCGCCGACGGGCCGCACGCCCTCGTCGCGGGTACCACCGGCTCGGGCAAGTCCGAGCTGCTCTCCTCCTGGGTGCTCGCCCTCGCGCTCCGCCAGCCCCCGAGCCGTCTGCACCTGCTGCTCGTGGACTACAAGGGAGGGGCGACGTTCGCCGTCGCGGCCGGGCTGCCCCACACCGTCGGGCTGCTCACCGATCTCGACGGTCCGGCCAGTGCACGAGCGTTGACGACGCTCCGCGCGGAGCTGCGACGGCGGGAGGCGCTCGTGGCGGCGGCCGGGGTGCGGGACGTGGTCGAGCTCGACCGGCCGCCGGCTCGACTGGTCGTCGTGGTCGACGAGCTGCGGGCCCTCGTCGAGGAGTCGCCCGAGCGGCTCCTCGACCTGGTCCGCCTCGCGACGCTGGGTCGCTCGCTCGGGATCCATCTCGTGCTGGCGACGCAGCGTCCCAGCGGGGTCGTGAACGCGCAGCTCCGCGCGAACGTCAATCTCCGGATCTGCCTGCGGGTGCTGGACGCGGGCGACTCCACCGACGTGATCGGCGTGGCCGATGCCGCGGCCCTGCCGGCCGCCCCGGCGGCGCGCTGGTGACGGACGGGTCGCCACCGCGCCGCATCCAGGTGGGTTGGCTGCCGGAGGGTGCGGCCGGCGCGCTCGCCGAGGTCGTCGACGGAGCCGCGCAACGGGTCCGTCGCGCACGACGGGGCGACCTCCTGCGCGTGCACCGGCCCTACCTGCCGGAGCTGCCGGCGGTCGTGACTCGTCGCGAGCTCGCAGTCCTGGCCGGACTGCAGGGCGAGGAGGGCGCCGAGGTGGGTGAGGTCGGCGGCGACGGCGCCCGTCGCGCGGCGGTCCTCGTGGACGACCCGGAGCGGCAGCGGCGCACCACTTGGGCGTGGGAGGGAGGGGCCGTGCTGGTGAGCGGTGAGCCCCGGTCCGGGCGCTCGACCGCGCTGGCGGCCCTCGTCCGCTCGATGACGGCGTCCGGTCGGCCGTGCCACGTCGTCTCGCGGTCGGGCTGGGGCGCGGCGGGAGGGGGCACCGCCGTCGGTGTCGACGACCCGCGCCGGCTCCGCCGCCTCCTCGTCCTGCTGGCCCGCGGGCTCGACCCGGCGACCGCGCTCGTGGTCGACGACGTCGAGCAGGTCACCGAGGTCCTGGACGCCACATGGGGTCCCGGCACGGGGCTCGAGCTGCTGACCGGCCTGCTGCGCTCCGGGAACGTGCCCGCCGTGGCGCTCGCCTCGACGGCGCCCCACCGCTGGGCCACCCTGACCGACACCCACCTCGCGCTGCGGGTGCGCGACCTCGGGGCCGCCGGGCTGCTCGGAGTTCCGCGACCGTTCGTCGACGGCGGAGCTCCGCCGGGCCGCGGTGTGCTGCTCGGCGACCAGCCCGCACGGCTCGTGCAAGTGGTCGTGGAGGGCGGGACCGAACGGGCCGGAAACGCGAGCGAGCTGGCGCCGGTGCCGGTGCGTGCGCCCGCGCTCGTGCTGGCCGCGCTGCCGGCATCGACGACCCTGGCGGAGATCGAGGCCGCAGCCGCCGCGACCGGCCGCGACGACGGCACGTCGCGCGTCGGTCCGGGTTCGGTCCTCCTCGGCCTCGGCGGCGACGACGCGAGACCCGTCCGCGCCGCGCTCGAACCCGGGCGTCCGTGGCTCGTCACCGGGCCACCCGGCTCGGGGCGGTCGACCGTGCTGGAGCTCGTGGCCCGTGCGGAGCGTCGTTCCGGATCGGTCGGTCCGGCGTCGGCCGAACCGCTCCGGGTCGGTGTCGGCTCGGACCTCGTCCCCCGCGCGGTGCCGCCCGACTGCCTCGTGCTGGTGGACGACGCCGACCTGCTCGACGCCGCGACCGCGGACGCCCTCGCGGACCTCGTGCCGCGGTGTCGGGTGGTGGTCGTTGTCGGGCCTGCGGCGACCCAGACGATCTACCGCGGGATCGTGGCGGCGGTGGCCCAGGCGCGGACGGTGATCGCCCTCGGCGGCGCACTTCCGCCGCACCTCAGCCGGGCCCGCGACGCCGTCGACCCCCGCGGCGGACCCGGGCGAGCCGTCCTGGTGACGGCGCGCGACGCCGTCGCCGTCCAGATCGCGCGGCCGCCGCCCGCGTGAGAGCCGGTCAGACGGCGTCGGGCCCGTTCGGGTCGTTCACGCCGGCGAGCGCCTCCCGGGTCGACGGCGCTGCGGCGGAGACGGCGCCGACCAGCCCGACGAGCACCACGGCGATCGCGACGAGCGCGTTCACGGACAGCTGGGAGGCCCCCACCAGCACCACGAGCACCGACCACGCGACGGCCGGTCCGCGGGCCCAGCGACGCCGTCGCCACAGCCCCACCGCGACCAGGGTGGCGCCGGCGGCCACGACGAGCGTGAAGACGCCGATCGCGAGTCCGGCGGCGGCCTCGCCGACCTCCAGGGCGTCGGTCAGCACGGCGACCGTGAGCGCGAGGAACACGAGCGCCTGAAGCGCGAGCACCGCCGTCGCCACGACCAGGGAGACCGGACGTCGATCGGGGTTCGCTGGGACGCGGGGCTGCTCGTGGGTCACGTTCTCACTGTAGGTCGCACGGCCCTGTGAACGTCCTGGTCAAGCACAGATCGAGCGTCGAGTAAAGTGTGACGTACAACGCAGGTACACCAGCGGGTAACTTCCCCGTAACTCTTGTGTGCCGTCTTCACCCGTGTGAGAGTTGACCTCAGAACCTGCCAGATCAGGTGCTCGATCCCCCTCTCGGAATGATCGGGCACAGTCGCGCCCTGAGGAGATATCAGCATGGATTGGCGTCACGAGGCTGCCTGCCTCACCGAGGACCCGGAGCTCTTCTTCCCGATCGGGAACACCGGCCCGGCCCTTGCCCAGATCGACGAGGCGAAGGCCGTGTGCCAGCGCTGCGACGTCGTGGATGCGTGCCTCAAGTGGGCCCTCGAGACCGGTCAGGACTCGGGCGTCTGGGGCGGCCTGTCGGAGGACGAGCGCCGCGCGCTCAAGCGCCGCACCGCGCGCGCCCGTCGCGCCGGCTGACGCAGCCCGCCGACCTCACGAGACCCTCGCCCCCTCGGGGCGGGGGTCTCGTCGTCTCTCGGAGCGGGTGGTCGTCGGGGACGGTCGTCGGTCGTCGCTGTTAGAACTGCTCGCGCTCGCCGTCGGACGGCGGGGCGTAGCCGAGCCGGGCGCGCACCGTCACGCACGTGCCGGCCTTGTCGCCGGGACGCCAGGCGATGCTCCCCCGCAGCTCTCCCGCCACCATCGTCCGCACGATCTGCATGCCGAGCCCGGTGCCCGACGGCTTGGCGGCCGGGTCGATCCCGACGCCGTCGTCGCTGACCGTGACGGTCAGGTCGCGGCCGTCGCGCTCCGCGGCGACCGTGACGGTGCCATCCGTCGTCGCGAGACCGTGCTCGACGGCGTTGCTCACCAGCTCCGTCAGCACGACGGCGAGGGCGGTCGCCTCCGTGGCCGCGAGCTTGCCGAAGCTGCCCTCGCGCACCATCCGGACCGACGCCTCGGAGGAGGCGACGTCCACGGCGAGCCGCAGGGTGCGACCGAAGACGGCGTCGAAGTCGACGATCTCGTCGATCGTCTGCGAGAGCGCCTCGTGCACCGTGGCGATGGTGGCAACCCGGCGCATCGCCTCGTCGAGGGCGTTGCGCGCGTCGGCCGACTCGGTGCGGCGGGCCTGCAGCCGCAGCAGGGCGGCGACCGTCTGGAGGTTGTTCTTCACCCGGTGGTGGATCTCGCGGATCGTGGCGTCCTTGGTGATGAGCTCCTGCTCACGACGGCGCAGCTCGGAGACGTCGCGGCACAGCAGCACCGCGCCCGTGCGCTCACCGTCGTTGGTCAGCGGGATCGAGCGCAGCGAGAGGCAGACGCCGCGCGCCTCGATGTCGGTGCGCCAGGAGGCGCGGCCCATCGCGACGAGCGGGAGCGCCTCGTCGACGGTCTCACCCTCGTCGACGTGATCGGCGATGAGCTGGGCGAGGGCGCGGCCGACGATCTCGCCGATGACGCCGAGGCGGTGGAAGCACGACATGGCGTTCGGGCTGCCGTAGAGGACCTCACCCTCGGAGTTGAGCCGGACGAGCCCGTCACCCACGCGGGGCGCGCCGCGGAGGCGGCCGGTCGCGGTGTTGGAGGAGGGGTACTCGCCGCGCGAGATCATGCCGCACATCTCGTCAGCGGCCTCGATGTAGTTGATCTCGAGGCGGCCGGGAGTGCGGGCCTCGCCGAGGTTGGTCTCGCGGCCGAGGACCGCGATCGCCTTGCCGTCCTTGACGACGGGGACGGCCTCCTCGCGGATGGCGTACGCGCCGGTCCAGCGCGGCACGCGGGAACGGCGGATCTCGCGACGGGCGAGCGCGGCGGCGAGCGACGGGACCTGGCCCTCGGGCGCCGGGCGGCCGACGACGTCGTCGTAGTGGACCGTGCTCCCGGTCGAGGGGCGGCAGTGCGCGACGGCGACGAACGAGCCCTTGCCGTCCGGGAGCCACAGCACGAGATCGGCGAAAGCGAGGTCGGAGATGACCTGCCAGTCCCCCACCAGCAGGTGCAGCCAGTCGACCTCGGAGGCGCTGAGTGAACCGTGGGACGCGATCAGGTCGCTCATCGTTGACACGCCACCAGGGTAGGTCGTGGGGCGGGGGCGTCGTGCCGGAGAGGTGGCGCTGGTGCCGGGGCGTCCGCGAGTCCGCTCGTGCGGTGCCGTGCTCGCGCCCCTACCGTGGTGGCCATGAGCGAGACCGCCCCCGCCCGGCACGATCTCCCCTTCTGGCTCGACGGTGCGCGACCTGCCGTCGTCGGACACCGAGGGAACGCGGCCCACTCCCCCGAGAACACGCTCGGGTCGTTCCGTGAGGCGATCGGCGCGGACGCCGTCGAGACCGATCTGCAGCTGTCCGCCGACCAGGTGCCTTTCCTCCTGCACGACGACACCCTCGAGCGCACGACCGACGCCGTCGCCCGCGGCTTCGACCCCGACGCGCCCGCCTCGGCCGTGCCGTGGGAGCGGCTGGGCTCGCTCGACGCCGGGTCGTGGTTCGGCGCGACGTTCGACGGCGAGCGGCTCGCCCTGCTGGACGACCTGGCCGCGCTGCTGGTCGAGACTCTCGACGGTCCGACCCCGCTCGGTCTCGACCTCGAGATCAAGTCACCCGTCGCGCACGCCGCGCAGACGGTCGTGACGGTGGTCGCCGCCTCGCTCGCATCCCCCTCGTGGCAGCGCCTGATCGCGGCCCGCGCCGTCCTCGTGACGACGTTCGATCCGGAGGTCGCGCAGCTGGCGTGCCAGCAGCTGCCGGTACCCGTCGGGCTGCTGACGCCGGCCGCCCCCGCCCCGGAGGAGCTCGGAGCCCTGGCCGAGGTCGGTCTCGCCGCGATCGTCACCGCCCACGATGACCTCACCGAGGCCGTCGTCTCCGCCGCTCGCGAGGTCGGCCTGGCCGTCGGCGTGTACACGGCGAACGAGCCGAGCGACTGGGACCGGCTCGTCCGTCTCGACGTCGATCTCGTTGTGACCGACGACCCGCACGCGCTCCTGCGGCACCTCGGACGGTAGTCGCGACGTCAGCCCGCCAGCACCTCAGCCCGCGTGTCGCGAGGCTCGGCGTCGTGGTGTTCCGATGAGGCGGGTGTCGCCTGCTGGGGGTCGGTGGTAGGTGTGGCCGGTGGGGGTGGTCCAGATGGTGGAGCCGTCGGGGGCGATGCGGTAGCTGTGGCCGTGGTGGGTCTTCAAGCGGTGGTGGTGGCGGCAGAGGGGTCGCAGGTTGGGTGCGTCTGTAGGACCAGACGGCCATTCGACGGCGTGGTCGTTGTCGCAAGCGGTCGAGGCGACGGTGCACGCCGGGGCGATGCAGGTCGGGTGCAGGGCGCGGACGAGGCGGTCGAGCTCGGCACCGGGCCGGTAGTTGGGTGTGGCGAGGTGGGGTGCGGGGTTGAAGGAGGGCGGCCAGTAGCGCGCCGTGTCCTCGCCGGGTGCTGCGGCAGTCGTCGGCGGAGCAGATGTGGGGTCGGCGATGCCGTCGGTGGCGTCGATGACGTCGGTGTCCTCGATGGTGGGATGCCGCTGGGTCTCGCGTTCGCGTTCTGCTTGCTGGGTGATGTCGGCGAGGGCGGTGGTGATGGTGAGCCAGCGGGGTGGGTTGGTGGCGTGAAGTCGGGCGGTGGTGGGGTCCAGGGGTGCGAAGCCGAGGAGTTCGGGGACGTCGATGCCGGTGCGGCAGGTCTCGGGGGCCTCGTAGGTTTCGAACCGCCACCCCGACTCGTCCGTGGTGAGGGCGAGGTCGTCCTGCCAGGGGTGGACGGGGTCGATGTGGTCGGGATCGGGCTCGGTGAGGTGCTCGGGGCGAGGGCGAGGGTCAGCCGGGAGGTAGTACCGGAGAACGGCACGAACGGTCGGAACTGTTCGCTGGTTTCGGCCGGGCTGCCGCTGCGATCAGCGTCCTCGTCATCGCGGTGGCTGTCGCCCCCGGTCCGAGCGGGCGCGTCTGAGCTGGTGGCGTCGGGTCGCAGGAGCGCGTCGGCGATCGAGGGTTGACCCTGACTGCTGGCGCCGGTGCCGGTGCCGGTGCTGGTGCCGGTGGGTGGGTGTCCGAGGCGTTGTCGGGTGCGGGCGCTGACGGCCTCGATTGCGGCGTCGAGGGTGCGGCGGACCTGGGCGAGCGGGCTGGGGTCGTTCTCGGCTGCGTGATGCTCGCGTTTCGCCAGCTCGATGAGGTCGTCGAAGGACGTCACGGGGTTGGTTCCCGGCTCTGATCGGATCGTGGCGTCGCCAACGCCAACGCCGACGATCGCGGTGCCGCTGCCGGTCCTCGAACCGATGCCCGCACTGGTGCCGGTGCCGGTGCCGGTGCCGGTGCTGGTGCTGGTGCTGGTGGCTGTGGTGCCGTCGGTGGTGAGGAGGGTGTGGCATCCGGGACGGATGTGAGGGTGCCGTTGTTGAGGGCGGTGGTGGCCAGGGTGGTGAGGGCGTCGGCGCGGAGCTGGTCCAGGGTGCGGGGGTCGCCGGCGGCGCGGGCTGCTTTCGCTGCTGCCTCAGCCGCGGTGTAGATGGCGGCGATGTCCAGGGCGGGGGCGATGACGCGCAGGCAGGCTTGGCCGTCGGGCAGGAGCCGCGGGTGCTCGACCCTCCGCCGGGTGGCTGCCTGGAGGGCGCGGTGGTGGGCGGTGGTGGGGTCGGTCTGGATCAGGACGGCCTGGATCCGCTTCTTCAGGGCGTGGTGGGGAAGTCCGGGGGCTGCGGGCAGGACCTGGTCGGTGACGGCGAAGCAGACGGCCGGTTCCTGGGTGGCGAGCAGGTCGGCGAAGATCGCGGCCTTCCCGGCGTCGATGTGGCCGGCGGCCAGGGCGGTCCCGACGGGGTGGAGGGTGCTCTCCAGCAGGTGTCCTTCTCCGACCAGTCGGGCGGCTCGTTGCCGGCTGAGTCCGAGTCGCATGGCGAGCTCGTCAGCGGCGGGGCCACCACGCTCGACCCGTGCGGGCGCGCCGGGGACGTCGGCCGGGGTGGGGCCGGAGTCCAGGATGCCGTGGCGGGTGTGCAGGCGGGTGGCGGTGGCGCGGAGTCCGGCTTCGGCCCACCCGGCGATGGCAGCGAATGCCGCCGCGGCCTCCAACAGCTCGCCGGGGTCCAGGGACATGAGGTGGGTGAAGTCCGACAGCTGCAGCAGAC
This window harbors:
- a CDS encoding FHA domain-containing protein — translated: MDTSDLLHTWRECWRAPAHLAVVHGPDAGWAVPLGDAARVTVGRSGVDLEIADPRLERRHLVLERRDGVLRLRAVGPRTQVRLVRAPSSPRARRRRDRRLTRALRRGDGGPTALLLALRRAEGAGVRVGRRRGQSVRVGDVVLVGDSRLEVRGGPAHLGVAGFSSGSGGPGLGGAVGSGFGTGQPRSRRWLSVLTLLPALAMIALLLRGGSSPVLRWVMLGGIGLSVLLGLGASLRRPRADRDDVGALMSPGGSLARPRDPAALAVCAAGLGRLDDRWGADDDQAPDGGTALGSSPAAQPLDGVALPVPDAGLALVGPGALAAAAWLRLQLRRGGRGGVPVLASDNACSLPPGPWTVISAVDRCGVAVGWCDAVTAALEPTARTCELTSLLGRPTSETVAAAWTAGEEPDSLAVPVSVDEQGRTVAIDLAADGPHALVAGTTGSGKSELLSSWVLALALRQPPSRLHLLLVDYKGGATFAVAAGLPHTVGLLTDLDGPASARALTTLRAELRRREALVAAAGVRDVVELDRPPARLVVVVDELRALVEESPERLLDLVRLATLGRSLGIHLVLATQRPSGVVNAQLRANVNLRICLRVLDAGDSTDVIGVADAAALPAAPAARW
- a CDS encoding WhiB family transcriptional regulator, encoding MDWRHEAACLTEDPELFFPIGNTGPALAQIDEAKAVCQRCDVVDACLKWALETGQDSGVWGGLSEDERRALKRRTARARRAG
- a CDS encoding sensor histidine kinase yields the protein MSDLIASHGSLSASEVDWLHLLVGDWQVISDLAFADLVLWLPDGKGSFVAVAHCRPSTGSTVHYDDVVGRPAPEGQVPSLAAALARREIRRSRVPRWTGAYAIREEAVPVVKDGKAIAVLGRETNLGEARTPGRLEINYIEAADEMCGMISRGEYPSSNTATGRLRGAPRVGDGLVRLNSEGEVLYGSPNAMSCFHRLGVIGEIVGRALAQLIADHVDEGETVDEALPLVAMGRASWRTDIEARGVCLSLRSIPLTNDGERTGAVLLCRDVSELRRREQELITKDATIREIHHRVKNNLQTVAALLRLQARRTESADARNALDEAMRRVATIATVHEALSQTIDEIVDFDAVFGRTLRLAVDVASSEASVRMVREGSFGKLAATEATALAVVLTELVSNAVEHGLATTDGTVTVAAERDGRDLTVTVSDDGVGIDPAAKPSGTGLGMQIVRTMVAGELRGSIAWRPGDKAGTCVTVRARLGYAPPSDGEREQF
- a CDS encoding glycerophosphodiester phosphodiesterase — encoded protein: MSETAPARHDLPFWLDGARPAVVGHRGNAAHSPENTLGSFREAIGADAVETDLQLSADQVPFLLHDDTLERTTDAVARGFDPDAPASAVPWERLGSLDAGSWFGATFDGERLALLDDLAALLVETLDGPTPLGLDLEIKSPVAHAAQTVVTVVAASLASPSWQRLIAARAVLVTTFDPEVAQLACQQLPVPVGLLTPAAPAPEELGALAEVGLAAIVTAHDDLTEAVVSAAREVGLAVGVYTANEPSDWDRLVRLDVDLVVTDDPHALLRHLGR
- a CDS encoding DUF222 domain-containing protein, which encodes MFENGSGATPTTTVWGLGFTPTEDPDTIRDRLGLTQPDDGGPPTEVIRRLLQLSDFTHLMSLDPGELLEAAAAFAAIAGWAEAGLRATATRLHTRHGILDSGPTPADVPGAPARVERGGPAADELAMRLGLSRQRAARLVGEGHLLESTLHPVGTALAAGHIDAGKAAIFADLLATQEPAVCFAVTDQVLPAAPGLPHHALKKRIQAVLIQTDPTTAHHRALQAATRRRVEHPRLLPDGQACLRVIAPALDIAAIYTAAEAAAKAARAAGDPRTLDQLRADALTTLATTALNNGTLTSVPDATPSSPPTAPQPPAPAPAPAPAPAPAPVRASVRGPAAAPRSSALALATPRSDQSREPTP